The genomic DNA CCCAAACGCTGGGTATCGCCCCCGAACGGGTCATGGCGATCGGTGATAGCCTCAACGATCGGGATATGCTCAATGGTGAGCACGGCTTTTTCCCTGTCGCCGTCGCCAACGCCGAGCCCGAAATCAAAGATGTCGTGCGCGCGGCAGGTGGGCTGGTGACGGTTCAGCCCGCTTCCGATGGCGTGGCGGAAGCGATTACATGGGCGTTAGCACGCTGAGTCATGGTTACGGTCCTGGCGGCGTGGGTGTTGCAACAGGTGGGGCGTTAGGCGGTCGCCCGTGTCGTCCCATCGGACCGTGACCACCCATCCCCGGCGCAGACCCCATGCCCCGTTCGCCCGTTTGGCGTGGGATGTTTTGCATCATCCTTTGCTTGACTGTTTCCGGTGTCGGCATCGCTTCACCGACAGGGCGGATACGCCCCGTCAACAAATAGATGCCACCCACCAACAACAAAACGACCACAATGATGACCGCTGCTACCCACGCCGGCACTTCTTTCTGCATCGCGATTCGCCCCCCTCACTCAAGGTTTGGGGATAGCGGCTTCGCTGCCCCCTGCAACTCTCACAAACAAGTCCTCACTCTCGCAACCACAAGTTGAGGTAGTTGGGTTGAATGCCTGCCGTTTGATCCGTGGGGTTGAGGGTTTGTGTCAGCCGCAGCCATTTGACATGCCCGTCCACAAACCCATAGACAGCGCCTTGCAGATGCCGCTCATGGTCGTTCATGAAGTTAATGTCCTCAATGTGGTCAACGATGCCCCCCTGCCCACGGTTCCAGGGTTGGTCAATGCGATGCCATGCTTTGGTTTCACCTTCAAGGATCGTGTTAGCGGGTTGTTTGAAACGCGCCAAGGGTTGCCCACCTTGACAACGAACGCCGACCGCTGAATTGTTCAATCCGTAACTGGTGTCTTGTCGCCACGACCGGCAGTTTTGCGAGCAAGGGTTTGTCCGCCCCCAATACCAGTTGTCGCTGGGGCAAAGGAACATTTGCCAGTTGCGGGTATAGGTCAGCGACTTGCGATCCCAACCCCAACGGCACCGCCCGCCGTGCGGTCGGCTGGGGTCTTGCTCCTCGCATGGGTCACCCATCCCACCACCCGCAAAGCACCGACACATCCATTCGTCAACGAACCGTTCGTCATAGTCTTGGACATACTGCATCAAGCCCATCGTGACCTGACGGGAGTTGCTGAGGCAAGTGGCTTGGCGGGCTTTCTCCCGCGCCTGCGCAAACACGGGGAACAAAATCGCTGCCAGTATGGCGATAATCGCGATTACGACCAGCAACTCAATGAGGGTGAAGCCACGCCAGCACGCCGCCCTTGATGTCGGTGAGTCTGTGCGCCCTCCATCAAAGAGCCACACCATCGCCCGTCGCCCTCCTTCGGGGCAGAGTTTTACTGCTGTATTTGGTGCCCCAATTTTTGCGCCAGAAACAGGGGCTGTCAAGGGTACAGCGCTTCCCCGCACCGAGAGGGCGCGACGCATTTCAGAGAACACCCGTCGTTGCGTTATACTGGACGGCGACCGCATACACTCCTGACCCGCTCTTGGCGGCGTTGTCAGTGTCAGTTTTTGCCCTGATGGCTCAAAAACTTTTGTGCAATTAGGTGATGGCGTGATGCTGCCTGTTGAAGAGCAGTTGCGGATCTTGAAACGGGGCGTCGCGGAAATCGTGCCCGAAGGCGAGTTGCACCAAAAATTGGCGCGCAGCGTGCAGACGGGACAACCGCTGCGGGTCAAGTTAGGTATTGACCCGACGGCGTCGGACATCCATTTGGGTTTCGCCGTCGTTTTGCGCAAGTTACGCCAGTGGCAGGATTTGGGGCACATCGCCGTGCTCATCATCGGCGACCGAACCGCTACCGTCGGCGACCCGACAGGGCGCAGCGAAACGCGCCCGCAGTTGACGCTAGACGAAGTCCGCCGCAACGCCCAAACCTACACCGAGCAAATTTTCCGCATCCTTGACCCGCAGCGCACCGAGGTCCGTTACAACTCCGAGTGGCTGGACACATTGACGCTGGGCGAATTGGTCTTCATCGCGTCGCAAATAACCGTCGCCCGCATGCTGGAACGGGAGGATTTCGCTCAACGCTTCAAAAACGAGCAGCCCATCGCTTTGCACGAGTTTCTTTACCCGCTGATGCAAGCCTACGACAGCGTGGCGGTGCGCGCCGATGTGGAAATGGGCGGGTTAGACCAAAAGTTCAACATCTTGACGGGGCGCGACATCCAGCGCGCCTACGGGCAAGAGCCACAGGTAGCGTTTTTGATGCCGTTGCTGCTTGGCTTGGACGGCGTG from bacterium HR17 includes the following:
- the tyrS gene encoding Tyrosine--tRNA ligase, whose translation is MLPVEEQLRILKRGVAEIVPEGELHQKLARSVQTGQPLRVKLGIDPTASDIHLGFAVVLRKLRQWQDLGHIAVLIIGDRTATVGDPTGRSETRPQLTLDEVRRNAQTYTEQIFRILDPQRTEVRYNSEWLDTLTLGELVFIASQITVARMLEREDFAQRFKNEQPIALHEFLYPLMQAYDSVAVRADVEMGGLDQKFNILTGRDIQRAYGQEPQVAFLMPLLLGLDGVRKMSKSFGNYIGIAEPPEEMFGKVMRIPDELMRQWFILCTDVPEREVDALLAGHPMDAKKRLAWEIVRLYHGEDAADKAQAAFARVFQQRELPSEPPTVEVPAEWQTAAIADLLVALKLLPSKNEAKRLIVKGAVELNGERITDWRQVVTVRTGDIVRVGKRKFAKLVVSQ